The genomic interval AGAACGGGCGGGCCTTCGGGCCCGTCCGTTTTTTATTTGGAGGCCAATTTCTGTAATTCGCCGCGCTCGTGCAACTCGGTCACGATGTCGCAGCCCCCGACGAACTCGCCGTCGATGAAGATCTGGGGCACGGTCGGCCACTGCGTGTACTCCTCGAGCGCCCCCCACAGAGGATCGTCCGCGAGGACGTCCACGGCCTTGATGGGCTGGTTCAAGGTCTTCAGGACCTGGACCGCCTGATTGGAG from bacterium carries:
- the grxD gene encoding Grx4 family monothiol glutaredoxin, producing MEDLKKKIEEMVKTNKLVIFMKGTPEAPRCGFSNQAVQVLKTLNQPIKAVDVLADDPLWGALEEYTQWPTVPQIFIDGEFVGGCDIVTELHERGELQKLASK